In Leptospirillum ferriphilum, a genomic segment contains:
- a CDS encoding RNA-guided endonuclease InsQ/TnpB family protein codes for MSSKDWHTAEMKVAKSYKFRFYPTTDQESLLARTFGCVRFVWNAVIAAREEAWESFGIATSFPDASALLTDLKADPDLAFLGEVSSVPLQQALRHQQRAYDNFFSGRAGKPRFKRKDDVQSAVFMNNAFTLDKQNLVLAKMKESLNIRWSRVLPKAAKVSSVCVTKDPACRYFVSLNFEDEVSAKSVLDTKVGIDLGVASFATLSTGEKIDAPDFFRKDEKTLAFWQRRLARKKKGSQNRRKARRKVARIHARVADRRHDFLHKLSTRLVNENQVLAFESLSVKNMLKNRHLSKSIADASWSEFLRQIEYKAAWYGRQILSCGRFFPSSKTCSHCGFVLPELSLSVREWTCPDCGATHDRDVNAARNILTAGLAVCACGGSVRLPVPA; via the coding sequence ATGTCATCCAAAGATTGGCATACTGCAGAGATGAAAGTTGCCAAATCCTACAAATTCCGGTTCTATCCCACCACCGACCAGGAGAGTCTCCTGGCCCGGACCTTCGGGTGCGTCCGGTTCGTCTGGAACGCCGTCATCGCGGCCCGGGAGGAGGCGTGGGAAAGTTTCGGCATTGCAACCTCCTTCCCGGATGCCTCGGCCCTACTGACCGACCTGAAGGCCGATCCGGATCTCGCCTTTCTAGGCGAGGTCAGTTCCGTTCCCCTCCAGCAGGCTCTCCGGCACCAGCAGAGAGCCTACGACAATTTCTTCTCCGGCCGGGCCGGGAAGCCCAGGTTCAAAAGAAAGGACGATGTCCAGAGCGCCGTCTTCATGAACAATGCCTTTACCTTGGACAAGCAGAATCTTGTATTGGCAAAAATGAAGGAATCTCTCAACATTCGCTGGTCCCGTGTCCTTCCAAAAGCCGCCAAGGTATCTTCTGTCTGTGTTACGAAAGATCCTGCGTGTCGGTATTTTGTGTCTCTTAATTTTGAGGACGAAGTCTCGGCAAAATCGGTTCTAGATACAAAAGTCGGAATTGATCTCGGGGTGGCGTCTTTTGCCACCCTCTCCACCGGGGAGAAGATCGACGCCCCGGACTTCTTCCGCAAGGACGAGAAGACGCTGGCCTTCTGGCAACGACGACTGGCCCGGAAGAAGAAAGGATCCCAAAACCGGCGGAAAGCCCGCCGGAAAGTCGCTCGGATTCATGCACGGGTGGCAGACAGGAGACACGATTTTCTCCATAAACTTTCGACGCGGCTGGTGAACGAAAACCAAGTCCTGGCCTTCGAAAGTCTGTCTGTCAAGAACATGCTGAAAAACCGGCACCTGTCGAAGAGCATCGCCGACGCCTCCTGGTCGGAATTCCTGAGACAGATCGAGTACAAGGCCGCCTGGTACGGACGGCAGATTCTTTCGTGCGGGCGGTTCTTCCCGTCCTCGAAGACGTGCTCGCATTGTGGGTTCGTTCTCCCGGAACTGTCTCTTTCCGTCCGGGAATGGACCTGCCCGGACTGCGGGGCGACGCACGACCGGGACGTGAATGCGGCCCGAAACATCCTCACCGCAGGGCTTGCGGTGTGTGCCTGCGGAGGGAGTGTCAGACTTCCCGTTCCGGCCTGA
- a CDS encoding RNA-guided endonuclease InsQ/TnpB family protein, with protein MKISCAYKFRFYPTPDQESLLSRTFGCVRFVWNAVLAAREASWKDFGVSSSFQDASALLTAMKTEPDLAFLGEVSSVPLQQALRHQQRAYDNFFSGRAGKPQFKRRDSSQSATFMANAFTLDKQRLVLAKMKEALNIRWSRVLPKAAEVSSVNVTKDLVGRYFVSLTFEDEVSEKPVLDTKVGIDLGVASFATLSTGEKIDAPDFFRKEEQKLAFWQRKLSRKNKGSNNRQKTRRKVARIHARVADRRNDFLHKLSTRLVNENQVLAVESLSVKNMLKNRHLSKSIADASWSEFLRQVTYKSAWYGRNLLKCGRFFPSSKKCSACKHVLDELLLDVRTWTCPICGVEHDRDVNAAKNILEECWKQYTAGLAGRACGGSVRLSLPA; from the coding sequence ATGAAGATATCCTGTGCCTATAAATTCCGGTTCTATCCCACCCCTGACCAGGAGAGTCTCTTGTCCCGGACATTTGGGTGTGTCCGGTTCGTCTGGAACGCCGTCCTCGCGGCCCGGGAGGCGTCTTGGAAGGACTTCGGGGTTTCGTCCTCCTTCCAAGACGCCTCGGCTCTTCTGACGGCCATGAAGACCGAGCCGGACCTCGCCTTTCTCGGGGAGGTCAGTTCGGTCCCCTTGCAGCAGGCTCTCCGCCACCAGCAGAGAGCCTATGACAACTTCTTTTCCGGCCGAGCCGGAAAACCCCAATTCAAAAGAAGAGACAGCAGCCAAAGCGCGACCTTTATGGCCAATGCCTTTACCTTGGACAAGCAGCGGCTTGTCCTGGCTAAAATGAAGGAGGCCCTTAACATTCGCTGGTCCCGTGTCCTTCCAAAAGCCGCAGAGGTTTCTTCCGTAAACGTCACAAAGGATCTGGTCGGGCGGTACTTTGTCTCCCTGACTTTTGAAGACGAAGTCTCGGAAAAACCGGTTCTGGATACCAAAGTCGGGATCGATCTCGGGGTGGCGTCTTTTGCCACCCTCTCCACCGGGGAGAAGATCGACGCCCCGGACTTCTTCCGCAAGGAAGAACAGAAGCTCGCTTTCTGGCAACGAAAGCTTTCCAGGAAAAATAAAGGCTCCAACAACCGGCAAAAAACTCGCCGGAAAGTCGCTCGGATTCATGCACGGGTGGCAGACAGGAGAAACGACTTTCTCCATAAACTTTCCACGCGGCTGGTAAACGAAAACCAAGTCCTGGCCGTCGAAAGCTTGTCTGTCAAGAACATGCTGAAAAACCGGCACCTGTCGAAAAGCATTGCCGACGCATCGTGGTCGGAGTTTCTACGGCAGGTGACGTACAAGTCGGCGTGGTACGGCCGTAACCTTCTGAAGTGCGGACGGTTTTTCCCTTCCTCCAAGAAATGCTCGGCCTGCAAACACGTTCTCGATGAGCTTCTGCTCGACGTCCGCACCTGGACGTGTCCTATTTGTGGGGTGGAACACGACCGGGACGTGAACGCTGCCAAAAATATTCTGGAAGAGTGCTGGAAGCAATACACCGCCGGGCTGGCGGGACGTGCCTGCGGAGGGAGTGTCAGACTTTCTCTTCCGGCCTAA
- a CDS encoding uracil-DNA glycosylase has translation MSIDLARRLVNTLPTGKYGLGLFNPWADFCPDDESWNGPAAKLDRLAAHLDCSPEFILCGEAPGYQGCRHSGIAFTSERLLMEGKISRIPAIQDRLTKRKRPFSEPSATIVWNTLYRLGIAEKTILWNAVQLHPYKTGDPLSNRTPTAAEVALGVPAMRMLVEAFPSARIVAVGKKSEGLLSSLGISLAATVRHPANGGSVLFSQSMEYLVLKGKTRLIE, from the coding sequence ATGTCCATTGACCTTGCCAGGCGTCTGGTAAATACCCTGCCAACAGGGAAATATGGGTTAGGGTTATTCAATCCATGGGCGGATTTCTGTCCTGACGATGAGTCATGGAACGGGCCAGCCGCGAAACTGGATCGCCTGGCCGCCCATCTCGATTGCTCTCCGGAATTTATCCTTTGCGGGGAAGCGCCGGGATATCAGGGATGCCGGCATAGCGGCATTGCGTTTACCAGCGAACGGCTCCTGATGGAAGGAAAAATTTCGCGTATTCCTGCCATTCAGGATCGATTGACCAAAAGGAAACGTCCTTTTTCGGAGCCGTCCGCGACAATCGTCTGGAATACCCTCTATCGTCTGGGGATCGCGGAAAAAACGATTCTCTGGAATGCCGTCCAGTTGCATCCGTACAAGACGGGCGACCCCTTGTCGAACCGGACGCCTACAGCAGCGGAGGTTGCTCTTGGGGTACCCGCGATGCGGATGCTTGTAGAAGCCTTTCCGTCCGCCAGAATTGTCGCAGTCGGGAAAAAATCCGAGGGACTGCTTTCTTCTCTTGGAATTTCTCTGGCGGCCACGGTTCGACATCCTGCAAATGGTGGTTCTGTCTTGTTTTCTCAGAGTATGGAATACCTTGTTCTTAAGGGAAAGACCCGTTTGATTGAGTGA
- a CDS encoding ATP-dependent DNA helicase gives MTKTGLSDQQEKAYKAISDFFDNEGKSGSMMLLGGYAGTGKTYLVSKIIQEFSRKGKRIALSAPTNKAVRVLKEKMEAFPSSGSITYASIHKILGQRVIERADGTYDCRPERDPEISSFDIVVIDEASMIDRALLDSIVLHQGNALVLFVGDPAQLPPVQEESALSPVFKLEIPRAILTKIVRQAEGNAIIELSLSIREHIRRNDPLQESHVLDIVRKTSSSNISAMRETPDKLVSAVSEFQSKGLDVRILAYRNKTVEFYNRRIQSILYPGTTSPFVPGQKAIVQEERSLSEDDSSGRLMTSEEVLVEDCLSVDHPKFPHIRAWKTTLRRDDKKKIQFFVPDNVHEWRKTWQDLFEQRKNLLASGQKVKAKNLEEMAWKIRKSFLELRPVYSMTLHKSQGSTFHSVYIDWNDILRIQSVRNNKEFMRAIYVAVTRPSERVVFFFSR, from the coding sequence ATGACAAAAACCGGACTGAGCGATCAGCAAGAAAAGGCATACAAAGCCATCTCTGATTTTTTCGATAACGAGGGAAAAAGTGGCTCCATGATGCTTCTTGGCGGCTACGCGGGAACCGGGAAAACATACCTTGTCTCGAAAATCATCCAAGAATTTTCCCGAAAGGGAAAAAGAATTGCCCTTAGCGCACCAACAAATAAAGCCGTCCGCGTCCTGAAGGAAAAAATGGAGGCTTTCCCTTCTTCCGGATCCATCACCTACGCCAGTATCCACAAAATCCTCGGCCAGCGTGTTATCGAGCGAGCGGATGGTACCTATGACTGCAGACCCGAAAGAGATCCTGAAATTTCCTCTTTCGATATCGTCGTTATTGATGAAGCCTCCATGATCGACCGCGCTCTCCTTGACTCCATCGTTCTTCATCAGGGCAATGCCCTTGTCCTGTTCGTCGGGGACCCAGCACAATTGCCTCCCGTCCAGGAAGAAAGCGCGCTTTCACCCGTATTCAAACTTGAAATTCCCCGAGCCATCCTGACAAAGATCGTTCGCCAGGCCGAAGGAAACGCCATCATCGAACTCAGTCTTTCCATTCGTGAGCACATCCGGCGCAACGATCCCCTCCAGGAGTCTCACGTCCTTGATATTGTCAGAAAAACTTCTTCCTCAAATATTTCCGCTATGCGCGAGACACCAGATAAACTGGTTTCCGCCGTCTCCGAATTCCAGTCGAAGGGACTCGATGTCCGCATTCTTGCCTACCGCAATAAAACGGTCGAGTTTTACAACCGGCGCATCCAGTCCATCCTTTATCCCGGAACGACATCTCCTTTCGTTCCCGGGCAGAAAGCCATCGTCCAGGAGGAACGTTCGCTTTCCGAGGATGATTCCTCCGGCAGGCTCATGACCAGCGAAGAGGTCCTCGTCGAAGACTGTCTTTCCGTGGATCACCCCAAATTTCCCCATATCCGCGCATGGAAGACAACGCTTCGCAGAGACGACAAGAAAAAGATCCAGTTCTTCGTTCCCGACAATGTTCATGAATGGAGAAAGACCTGGCAGGACCTTTTTGAGCAAAGGAAAAATCTTCTCGCTTCCGGACAAAAGGTCAAGGCCAAAAATCTCGAGGAGATGGCGTGGAAAATCCGAAAGTCTTTTCTGGAACTTCGTCCAGTCTATTCCATGACCCTTCACAAATCTCAGGGAAGCACGTTTCATTCGGTCTACATCGACTGGAATGACATTCTTCGTATCCAGTCCGTTCGCAACAACAAGGAATTCATGCGCGCCATCTATGTCGCAGTTACCAGACCCAGCGAAAGAGTCGTCTTCTTTTTTTCCCGATGA
- a CDS encoding putative bifunctional diguanylate cyclase/phosphodiesterase: MESILGIAVNGALPMNEMDSLAMKYFVTACENVICSSITMKAYMQEVEFHAVRDPLTQAYNARMFWDLLDYEVGRSSRHKSRFSLCLIDMDDFKRINDTLGHDIGDQFLKEVVRVIMNSVRGEDIVFRYGGDEFAVIFPETGTNQGFIAAKRILEGIRDIRMEAQEGVPLPIVSSVSIGMATYPEHAETGGDIFRMADQMVMKAKKSGKGVVLFPEDGGSQYFQRMTSTREGEMVRHVRNGNVFPHFQPIAGLVDGKIKGYEVFSRIRADDGSILSASEFIDLAGRAGLVAEMDFMVFRKAISESLMGGRESLLFMNLSQRSAIVPDFMTRLKNLLKETGYHAENIVFEISEGETIRNMGILVGIMKEVRSMGIRFAIDDFGSGRMLQNCMRELPIDFLKIDGSFVQGTGKGVLMDGALVKSFVTFAKSTGVVTIAENIENEKTRRILMENGVDWGQGYHIGIPECSLKDPGG, from the coding sequence ATGGAGAGCATTCTTGGCATCGCCGTCAATGGGGCGTTGCCGATGAACGAAATGGATAGTCTGGCCATGAAGTATTTTGTCACGGCCTGCGAAAACGTTATTTGTTCATCGATCACCATGAAAGCCTATATGCAGGAGGTTGAGTTTCACGCTGTCAGAGACCCGCTTACCCAGGCTTACAATGCAAGAATGTTCTGGGACTTGCTGGATTACGAAGTGGGAAGAAGCTCGAGACATAAAAGCCGATTTTCGCTTTGCCTGATTGACATGGACGACTTCAAGCGAATAAACGACACGTTGGGACATGACATTGGAGATCAGTTTCTGAAAGAGGTAGTGAGAGTCATCATGAACTCCGTTCGGGGGGAAGACATTGTTTTCAGATATGGTGGAGACGAGTTTGCGGTGATCTTTCCGGAAACAGGGACGAATCAGGGATTTATAGCGGCGAAGAGAATTCTTGAGGGAATCCGGGACATTCGCATGGAGGCCCAGGAAGGCGTTCCTCTCCCAATTGTGTCGTCCGTGTCGATTGGTATGGCGACCTATCCTGAGCATGCGGAGACGGGTGGGGACATTTTTCGCATGGCGGACCAGATGGTCATGAAGGCAAAGAAAAGTGGAAAAGGCGTTGTGCTGTTTCCGGAGGATGGGGGATCTCAGTATTTCCAGAGAATGACATCGACAAGAGAAGGAGAGATGGTACGTCATGTCAGGAACGGAAATGTTTTCCCGCATTTTCAGCCGATTGCGGGATTGGTGGACGGAAAGATAAAAGGATACGAAGTTTTTAGCAGAATAAGAGCAGACGATGGAAGTATTCTGTCGGCATCAGAATTCATAGATTTGGCGGGACGGGCGGGATTGGTGGCAGAAATGGATTTCATGGTTTTCCGGAAGGCGATATCGGAGTCTTTGATGGGAGGCCGGGAATCATTACTTTTCATGAATCTGTCCCAGAGATCGGCGATCGTTCCGGATTTCATGACAAGATTGAAGAACCTGCTGAAAGAAACCGGATACCATGCGGAAAATATTGTTTTTGAAATATCGGAAGGGGAAACAATCAGAAATATGGGAATACTTGTTGGGATCATGAAAGAGGTGCGATCAATGGGTATTCGGTTTGCGATAGATGATTTCGGATCGGGACGGATGCTGCAAAATTGCATGAGAGAATTGCCCATAGACTTTCTGAAGATCGATGGTTCGTTTGTGCAGGGCACGGGAAAAGGGGTCTTGATGGATGGGGCACTGGTCAAGAGTTTTGTGACATTCGCCAAGTCTACTGGAGTTGTGACGATAGCCGAAAACATCGAGAACGAAAAAACAAGAAGAATTCTGATGGAGAATGGTGTCGACTGGGGGCAGGGATATCATATTGGAATTCCGGAGTGTTCCTTGAAAGATCCTGGCGGATAA
- a CDS encoding UvrD-helicase domain-containing protein, whose amino-acid sequence MADLIPTQEQSLVTHMASTGKDVKVMACAGSGKTSTLLFVAERLSPKCGLYLAFNKDLAKFAKKKFSGLPVECMTLHGMAFSGAFHASNLFAGKPFQGGILSGSVVADALGYSYLKFLDRDVSPSQFAYLCLDAVRRFCHSAEETLSLKHVYIGEKYQKFFLFVRQETEFHLSQAKASGNPSAITLWNNKLDALLSAHRCFRQEILDGAIMLWKSMNDPLGLPVTHDVYLKRYVEAIAAKDLPLPDIRYAMIDEFQDSNGITIKLVEAFQQSGIQVVFVGDPYQQIYEWRGSVNAFDLVQSDQEARLSQSFRFGFVIANAVNDYMSSVFPGWQEISGASPVSGSIGPIDGFTNAILCRTNSGAVESLIDHLDRGIIPKVSDGRAMSNEIEDICALQSGLRVRSSSDYSVFRSYQELLEYSESNDGLHVRTLLKIIEKNDPSFLINALRHASSLRSSETRPHILTVHKAKGLEWNSVSLQKDFPSMEKIARKDEEKRLAYVAMTRGKECLDHRSLFLEETDHNSDKEGISL is encoded by the coding sequence ATGGCAGACCTTATCCCAACCCAAGAACAGTCCCTTGTTACCCATATGGCATCTACAGGAAAAGACGTCAAAGTAATGGCTTGCGCCGGGTCCGGAAAAACCAGCACGCTTCTCTTTGTCGCGGAAAGACTTTCCCCGAAATGTGGTCTCTATCTTGCTTTCAACAAGGATCTCGCCAAATTTGCCAAGAAGAAATTTTCTGGGCTTCCGGTTGAATGCATGACTCTGCATGGCATGGCTTTCTCTGGAGCTTTTCATGCGTCAAATCTTTTTGCCGGCAAACCTTTTCAGGGCGGCATCCTTTCCGGATCGGTTGTAGCCGACGCACTCGGGTATTCTTATCTGAAATTTCTCGATCGGGATGTCTCTCCTTCCCAGTTCGCCTATTTATGTCTGGATGCTGTTCGCCGATTTTGCCACTCGGCCGAGGAAACCCTTTCGTTGAAACACGTTTATATCGGGGAAAAATACCAGAAGTTTTTCCTCTTTGTTCGCCAGGAAACAGAATTTCACCTTTCTCAGGCAAAAGCGTCCGGTAATCCCTCCGCCATTACTCTCTGGAACAATAAACTGGACGCCCTTCTCTCTGCGCATCGTTGTTTTCGTCAGGAAATACTTGACGGGGCCATCATGCTCTGGAAAAGCATGAACGATCCCCTTGGGCTTCCGGTCACCCACGATGTTTATCTCAAGCGATATGTCGAAGCGATTGCCGCAAAAGATCTCCCTCTTCCGGATATCCGTTATGCCATGATCGACGAGTTTCAAGACTCAAACGGCATCACTATCAAACTTGTCGAAGCCTTTCAGCAATCAGGTATTCAGGTTGTTTTCGTCGGAGATCCTTATCAGCAAATCTATGAGTGGAGAGGCTCCGTCAATGCCTTTGATCTTGTTCAATCCGACCAGGAGGCGCGCCTGAGCCAAAGCTTTCGCTTCGGATTCGTTATCGCCAATGCCGTCAATGATTACATGTCGTCCGTGTTTCCTGGCTGGCAGGAAATCTCCGGAGCGTCTCCCGTTTCCGGATCGATCGGACCCATAGATGGATTTACCAATGCCATTCTTTGTCGAACCAATTCAGGCGCAGTAGAATCCCTCATCGACCATCTGGATCGCGGGATCATCCCAAAGGTGTCCGACGGACGTGCCATGTCCAATGAAATTGAGGATATTTGCGCACTCCAGTCCGGACTCCGCGTCCGATCCTCTTCCGACTATTCTGTTTTTCGAAGCTATCAGGAACTTCTAGAGTACTCTGAATCAAACGATGGTCTTCATGTCCGGACATTGCTGAAAATCATCGAAAAGAACGATCCGTCTTTCCTGATCAATGCCCTAAGACACGCCAGCTCTCTTCGATCTTCGGAGACGCGACCCCACATCCTTACCGTTCACAAGGCAAAAGGACTTGAGTGGAACAGCGTCTCGCTCCAGAAGGATTTCCCCTCCATGGAAAAGATCGCTCGGAAGGACGAAGAAAAGCGTCTTGCCTATGTCGCCATGACCCGGGGGAAAGAATGTCTGGACCACCGGTCCCTCTTCCTTGAGGAGACCGATCACAATTCCGATAAGGAGGGTATATCGTTATGA
- a CDS encoding DUF3085 domain-containing protein, with the protein MKTLTFRTKDFYPIYQHAISSKRFFATVADSLDPSNHRNGILRITEDGSPDIANVDTSKIQPSILLVKDYGIYLMSNGLPRLPDLVRETSSLVCFSEESNPHEMPFHVWYENAVDIMGEHDSSEIFPVEWFTSVVEKNPEFFSLRVFQDSIEFFF; encoded by the coding sequence TTGAAAACGCTGACCTTTCGGACGAAAGACTTTTATCCAATTTATCAGCATGCCATCTCTTCGAAGCGGTTCTTTGCTACTGTGGCTGACTCCCTCGACCCATCGAATCACCGAAACGGTATTCTTCGCATCACTGAAGACGGTTCTCCTGACATTGCAAACGTCGATACTTCCAAAATTCAACCATCCATCCTTCTGGTTAAAGATTACGGCATCTATTTGATGAGCAACGGACTTCCACGCCTTCCGGACCTCGTCAGGGAAACTTCCAGCCTTGTCTGTTTTTCCGAGGAATCCAACCCCCATGAGATGCCCTTTCACGTCTGGTACGAAAATGCGGTCGACATCATGGGAGAGCATGACTCCAGTGAGATTTTTCCCGTCGAATGGTTTACTTCCGTCGTGGAAAAGAATCCCGAGTTTTTCAGCCTTCGTGTTTTCCAGGATTCTATCGAATTCTTTTTTTAG
- a CDS encoding lytic transglycosylase domain-containing protein, which produces MKIFIAKTAICLHLLGHGVPFHQSITHVACRHHINPVLIAAIIQTESNFRSSAIGNDPGGKSWGLMQIKYRTAKWLGFRGPRNKLLDPYENLSLGVRYLLFLFRRFPHGADAISAYNAGTPHWRGRYRNQHYVNSVLFHYKNFQRFSGKIPVMYNTRKISSRLTAFVQCMTCFETGFRQEGGR; this is translated from the coding sequence ATGAAAATTTTTATTGCGAAAACTGCTATCTGTCTCCATCTGCTTGGTCACGGGGTTCCCTTCCATCAATCGATCACCCATGTCGCCTGCCGGCATCACATCAATCCTGTTCTGATTGCCGCCATTATACAAACCGAATCAAATTTCCGATCTTCCGCTATCGGGAACGATCCTGGCGGAAAATCCTGGGGACTGATGCAGATCAAATACCGGACAGCCAAATGGCTCGGCTTTCGTGGACCCAGGAACAAACTTCTGGATCCTTACGAGAATCTTTCCCTTGGGGTCCGCTATCTGCTTTTCCTGTTTCGCCGATTTCCTCATGGTGCCGACGCCATCTCCGCATACAATGCAGGCACCCCGCATTGGCGTGGACGGTACCGCAATCAGCATTACGTTAACTCCGTCCTTTTTCACTATAAAAACTTCCAGCGTTTTTCTGGCAAAATCCCTGTCATGTACAATACCCGAAAAATCTCATCCCGACTCACTGCCTTTGTCCAGTGCATGACGTGCTTCGAAACCGGTTTTCGTCAAGAAGGCGGGAGGTAA
- the radC gene encoding RadC family protein gives MHCGGDIYAGNYGIRSRRSLNASGSITSNGDIRVGWHISAGKDLISTSGHIHVGDDVIVSGKINAGEFVFCGGRLHSMEDIRAEGGIDVSYDILAGGNIHAGFGINVGQSIRCTGTLSFTKNLFAGISTHIPHAADDAVVECREISGGGIIRSGQLFLRQPEISPTIIPPAKSGLSLSDITRWADKHLLEAVLGKQIMESGGIILREAAHMTATELMRRAGLSEADAECILAAIELGRRATKSLMKGKVIGTSEDVFSWFHDRLIDRRKEGFFCITLTQKHRIIDCHSISEGSLSSTLVHPREAFIPAIRDSAAAVIYCHNHPSGDTSPSVEDKTLTSRLVSCGEILGVRVLDHIVIGNNGFYSFNDHGLIDKALADSSNPNNKSYIASSPSMSLTTTSGKPKSRKPVCVSGEKPLTTATRTPGVRKRIPKS, from the coding sequence GTGCATTGCGGCGGAGATATTTATGCCGGGAATTACGGCATCCGATCCCGGCGCTCTCTGAATGCATCGGGATCCATCACATCCAATGGCGACATTCGTGTGGGATGGCACATCTCTGCCGGGAAGGACCTCATTTCCACTTCCGGACACATTCATGTGGGGGACGATGTGATTGTTTCCGGCAAAATCAATGCCGGGGAATTCGTCTTCTGTGGAGGAAGACTTCATTCTATGGAAGATATCCGCGCAGAAGGCGGTATCGATGTTTCGTACGACATCCTGGCCGGCGGAAACATCCATGCCGGTTTCGGAATCAATGTCGGACAGTCCATCCGTTGCACAGGTACACTCTCTTTCACCAAAAATCTTTTTGCCGGGATCTCCACGCATATTCCGCACGCCGCCGATGATGCCGTTGTCGAATGCCGCGAGATCTCCGGTGGAGGGATCATCCGTTCCGGACAACTTTTTCTCCGCCAACCCGAAATTTCCCCTACAATCATCCCTCCCGCCAAGTCCGGGCTTTCTCTTTCCGATATTACCCGCTGGGCCGACAAACATCTTCTTGAAGCTGTTCTCGGAAAACAAATCATGGAATCTGGCGGTATCATCCTCCGCGAGGCCGCACACATGACCGCAACGGAACTGATGCGTCGCGCCGGTCTCTCCGAGGCCGATGCGGAATGCATTCTTGCCGCCATTGAGTTGGGGCGAAGAGCCACAAAGTCCCTCATGAAGGGAAAAGTCATCGGAACTTCCGAAGATGTTTTTTCCTGGTTCCATGACCGCCTTATTGATCGCAGGAAAGAAGGTTTTTTCTGTATCACACTGACACAAAAACATCGGATTATTGATTGCCATTCAATCAGCGAAGGTTCCCTCAGCTCCACACTCGTCCATCCTCGCGAAGCCTTCATTCCCGCGATCAGGGACTCCGCTGCAGCCGTCATTTATTGTCACAATCATCCTTCAGGCGATACTTCTCCCTCCGTGGAGGATAAGACTCTTACCAGTCGGCTCGTTTCATGCGGCGAAATTCTCGGCGTCCGCGTCCTTGATCATATCGTGATCGGAAACAATGGGTTCTATTCTTTTAACGACCATGGTCTGATCGACAAAGCCCTTGCCGACTCTTCCAATCCCAATAACAAATCGTATATCGCCAGTTCTCCGTCTATGTCTTTAACGACCACGTCCGGGAAACCAAAATCCCGAAAACCGGTGTGTGTTTCCGGCGAAAAACCCCTGACGACAGCTACCCGGACACCAGGTGTTCGCAAGCGAATACCTAAATCATGA
- a CDS encoding ATP-grasp domain-containing protein: MMISKILLQSETVKFPEALAIQHANFLLDKPYSVFSSSFGELSKHYPVDGSALPVGSVQYVRQCLHLFGKSITEIPTYPADLLPFLRRPVDRRVFRAVPGDCFVKPQKLKMFTGAIKCELQASIDPEEPVWCSPKVQWVSEWRYYILNGEIIGAGRYDDGPDDTPVPETEIVRQAVLRWSNAPSAYSLDFGVLVDGETALVEANDAWALGYYKGTLSPRQYLRLLETRWRELLEQAL; this comes from the coding sequence ATGATGATCTCAAAAATTCTTCTGCAGAGCGAGACGGTGAAATTCCCGGAAGCCCTGGCGATACAACATGCGAATTTTCTTCTGGACAAGCCATACTCAGTTTTTTCGTCTTCGTTTGGTGAATTGTCCAAACACTATCCGGTGGACGGCTCTGCGCTTCCTGTCGGTTCCGTTCAGTATGTTCGTCAGTGCTTGCATCTTTTCGGAAAGTCGATTACCGAGATACCGACATATCCTGCAGATCTTTTGCCTTTCCTGCGGCGCCCCGTAGACAGGCGGGTATTTCGCGCCGTTCCTGGGGACTGTTTCGTCAAGCCTCAAAAACTCAAGATGTTTACAGGAGCGATCAAATGCGAATTGCAGGCGTCTATCGATCCGGAAGAACCTGTCTGGTGCTCCCCCAAAGTACAGTGGGTCTCCGAATGGCGATACTACATTCTCAATGGAGAGATTATCGGCGCAGGTCGGTATGACGACGGGCCCGATGACACTCCGGTCCCGGAGACTGAAATCGTTCGTCAGGCCGTTTTGCGTTGGAGCAACGCCCCGAGTGCCTACTCCCTGGACTTCGGCGTTCTTGTTGACGGAGAAACGGCGCTTGTTGAGGCAAACGACGCATGGGCGCTCGGGTACTACAAGGGAACTCTCTCACCCAGGCAATATCTCCGGTTATTAGAAACCCGCTGGAGAGAACTTCTAGAACAAGCCCTGTAG